The genomic stretch TGTAGTCATTTCTTATACATGTTCTTGTAAGTTTATAGAGTGCACTTAATTCTTTCTTTACTAATAAAGTTTTTGGTTTGGTATTTTGTAATTCGTGCCTAcgttttattaacatttttgtcCGATCGGTAATGATAGAGTTTCCAGGTTTATTTTTTCTTGCTTGATGTGCTTTTTCAAGGCTTCGTTCGATGACGTTTACAATGCTGTCGTGGTACTTTTGTACCGCCGTGTTGGCGTCGTAGTCGAAGAGGTCGGCCTTAGCGTGTTCTAAGGACTCTATATATGTGTTTATTTCAGTCTCGGTTTTTAATGAGCTTTTGGGTAATCTGTTGTAATTGATTCTGCTTCTTTTGTTGTGCTCGAGCTTTACCGTACCTCTGACTAATCTATGGTCAGATGGATAAGCAGTTTTGATTACTTCGACGTTTTGAAACCATTTTGGCCTATTTGATAAAATGTAGTCGATTTCGTTTTTTGTACGTCCATCCGGTGACTGCCATGTCCATCTACGATTATTTCTCTTTTTGAAAAAAGTATTCAGTATGGCGAAATTGTTTTCATATGCAAACTGGAGCAGCTTTTCTCCTCTATCGTTTCTTGATCCATAGCCGTGTTGTTTTGTTACTAAGTATTCTTCGAGCTTTGGTTGGCCAATTTTGGCGTTGAAATCTCCAACGATAATTATGTGTTTCCCTGACAATTTCATTGCCTCGTAGATTGTGTCGTAGAACAGCAGTAGTTCTTCGTCCTCGGCCGATTCAGTTGGGGCGTAGACTTGAATAATGTCAATTTCTAAATTTCCAATAAGCATTCTTAATAGAGCTACTCGTTCAGTCAGTCCTATAAAGCTTTGTATGGAGTTTTTGAGTGATTTCTTTACGATGAAGCCAACGCCATATTGTCCAGGTGTGGTACCAATCGTGCAGAGGATAAATTCTTTATGTTCCTCTATAAAACAGCCTGTTCTTCTGACCTCGCAGATACCCATTATGtcgaaatttatatttttcattgcgTCCCATAGTTCTAGTAATTTTTCGTATGAAGATAACGTTCTTACATTATATGTTGCGATGTAGAGTTTGTTAGAGTCGTTTTTCTCTGGAGGGTTTTGGTCGTAATCTCCCTCGGTGACCAGCCGGCGTGGGagatattgttttgtttgatttagTGCTTGATTCGGTGCTTGAGAAGGGGTCGCTAGTTGCTATGAGGAAGCGGTAGAGTTTTTATTTACCAGAAAATTTAATATACCTGgttttactaaattattttcTGGAATTCCCCGTTGTTTGTTTGCAGCCGTTgaggttttatttttcttatttgattGTATTTGCATGCTTGTAGGCTCTTTTTGGCATTCCAAAATCTTTTGGGGAGATAAGGAacgatttctttttttattgttgctTGCAGAGGTcccattttcatttttcaaaattaccaatttatcatatttaataattactttGTTACCTTTATCTCTTTCTAGTTTCGCTTCCTCCTGCAATTTTTTCCTGATTTTTAGGATTTGACTGGGATAATCCTCTTTAATATAAAAGCCTGTGTTTTCTAATTTCTTTTTCTGtttcaaaatttcaatttttctcCGTAGCGTGGTGAATGTAACTATTATGGGCCGGATTTTGTCGGATTTCTTCCCTATTCTCTTCAATGATTCGATATCACGGTAGTCAATATTGATTGTAAAAAACTGGTTGACAAACtcaagaaaaatattttctaattggAAGTATGACTTTTCATGTTCTTCTATACCAAAGAAAACTAAGTTCCGTTCTCTTGCGTTTTTCTCCAAAAAGTATAATCTTTGTTCTTGGTTGTCTACTCTTTCTTTCAAATTTTCGTATTTTTCTTCCAATGaattaaatttttcatcaaatgattgttgtattttttctgTCACCTTGTCTCCGGTTTGTTGTATGGTTCCTTTTTGGTTAATTAATTCATTCTGAATATCTTGCAGAGTTTTCATGATTTGTTCGATTCTTGACTCCATGATTATTTGCCTTTTATAAACCTTTTATTTTTGCGCCCCCTATCGGCGAGTAACAGAACTGTTATCCCACTATAGTTGTCGTGATGAGTAACGATTGTGCTCTGTTAGTTAAGCTGCTcttcgctagatggcgctattatcagtttttatttatattttagggtAGACTTCTATTAtcaaagtaattatttattacaaaatttcagTTTTTAGTAGAAAAAGTCACTTTTTCACTTTGTTATTTCTTGGTCAATAGTCACATTTCACTGTTCGTTACACTTTCCTTTGGTCTTTGGCTAACGTTTTATTTGGCGGTTGTTTAAGGTCGCTTTGTCCGTTTACACTTGTTATGTTTACTTTTAAACACTTATTTCACTGTCCTTTATTTATTGCGTGTTCGTAAATAGTTGTAGCCTTTAAGTTTCAtctgttatttatattattttatgaagtaAACGTAAACAAACACTAATAATCATAAGTCATTGTTTTGAAATGTCACTGTTCGATCACTGATAGTTTTTACCCAAATTGTCATTTTTTCACAGCATTATATATGTTGCATTCAATTTCATCGGTAGGTTAACACTCCTcgaatgtatttttatattcatcCTTCACTTTTTgagaaatttaatatttatttaatgttaaaaatcACAGAGCCGATCTTGTCAGGTGCACACTAGCGCCACCTTGACGCTCCTGACCAGTAATTGCAACTAATCGTTTAATCTCCACATTTTTCTATGTGTATTGTCTATGTGTGTATTTTAAACACAAAGACTAAGAGAATCTTCATAGGATTGTGACACATATCTCCTTGTAACTACGACCAATTTcgcataaacatatttttttgccgtggGTCTGGTAATTGCAACTAATTTCTCAAAAATAGTGATGGGAACCTTACCGCAATTTTATCGACAGTCATGTAGTGTCTGCCATCGACACGCCAAGAAGACCATGGTAGCAGAAATAAAACTCAGGGataaactgttatttttaaaatcatatattttttatgcaatGTTTTTTAGTTGTTAAACAGACTAAAAAATAATagctatatttttattaatcatcataAAATAGTTTACTTATGCTTAATCAAACAGCCTTTTTACTTTTATCAGACTACTAAATAATTAGTAATGTTACGTAGTTACGTTTCCTAGCTTCAACTAATGACaagaaataagtattttatgcatacttaaactattttatctagctttatctttattaatctaaataagtaacttaatCAAACAgccttttttaacttttatcaaACTATTTACTAATTAGTAAGGTTGCAAAGTTACGTTTCCTAGCTTTAATTAATGccaagaaaaaagttttttatgcATACTTAAACTATTTTGTctagcttatttttattaatcataataataaaatattttatgtttatttatacagtcttttttagttatattttgaAACTATTTACTAGTAACTAACAAGAAATAAGTCTTTTGGTATATACTTAAATTGAATAAAGTTTTTGTACTGAATACCATActaattaatatgaaaaatcGTAACGTAACGTAATTTATTACGTTTATAAGCTTCTATTAGTAACATGAAATTAGTTTTaacacttaaattaaataacgttTTTGTACTTAATACTATATGAATAATTGTTTACATTTCCCAAATGTCCATTCTCTCAGAAAGGGTAACTTGTTTACTTACATTCAAATATCTCTACCTTATAAGGAAATATCACAGTGTCTCTTTGTTCATTTAACACAGGTTTTGGTAAACGTGAGATcacatcttttttttctataattgaAATATCATCTTCAACTAACCTAAATTCTCTGTTATTTTTATAAGATTTGAGTCCTTTTACTACAATTTTTTCTTGGTTGATTTGATCAATAAGGCAAACGTATTTGTAGGTTCTTTTGCCTTTGATCGACTGAAATGCAGCAAGAATAAAGTCTCCCTCGTTGAGATCGTTATTTACTTCGGAGGAATTCGGCATAtcgttctgaaaaaaaaaacttgctaaCCGATCTTATATAAGTAtgcattttttgtatatataacttatatacttacttCCTTCCCTCTTAGTGATTCCACCATCCTGTTGTTAATAGATCTTTTAGTTACTCTTTCTTCTTTCATTTTAAGCATATCTTTTTCTTCTTTCGATGTAGATTGTAGCGGTTCTTGCAACTCTACTTCACAAGCGTCGTTCAAAGTAGATCGTTTTTTGGTAAAATTCACTTCCTTCTgaaaatttagtttaatatttaaacaaccCTATAAGTTATATAatgaataagtaatataaaataaatatataaattacatttatatcatcacatatttataataatatatatttaacgtTATACAGTAAGTACTTATCCtattttattgtgtatataacttaaatatacttacttcCTTCCCTCTTAATGATTCCACCATCCTATTGTTATTAGTTCTTTTGTTCACtctttcttttttcattttacgTGTATCTTTCTCTTCTTCTTTCGATGTAGATTGTAGCGGTTCTTGCAACTCTACTTCACAAGCGTCGTTCAAAGTAGATCGTTTTTTGGTAAAATTCACTTCCTTCTgaaaatttagtttaatatttaaacaaccCTATAAGTTATATAatgaataagtaat from Cydia pomonella isolate Wapato2018A unplaced genomic scaffold, ilCydPomo1 PGA_scaffold_199, whole genome shotgun sequence encodes the following:
- the LOC133533689 gene encoding uncharacterized protein LOC133533689, with the translated sequence MKKERVNKRTNNNRMVESLRGKEKEVNFTKKRSTLNDACEVELQEPLQSTSKEEKDMLKMKEERVTKRSINNRMVESLRGKENDMPNSSEVNNDLNEGDFILAAFQSIKGKRTYKYVCLIDQINQEKIVVKGLKSYKNNREFRLVEDDISIIEKKDVISRLPKPVLNEQRDTVIFPYKVEIFECK